The following proteins are co-located in the Phocoena phocoena chromosome 1, mPhoPho1.1, whole genome shotgun sequence genome:
- the TRMT13 gene encoding tRNA:m(4)X modification enzyme TRM13 homolog isoform X1 — protein MAASAPMPHGTGFPAEGRCGYYVEKKKRFCRMVVAAGKRFCGEHAGAAEEENARKRILCPLDPKHTVYEDQLAKHLKKCNSREKPKPDFFIQDINAGLKDETEIPEKLVPISFLSEEQMENLIKKLRKASEGLNSTLKDQIMSHPALHDALNDPKNGDSATKHLKQQASILGNIEKLKLLGPRRCFVEFGAGKGKLSHWVDIALKDAEKVHFILVEKVTTRFKVDGKHRKKNSVFERLQIDIQHLCLNKIPLLSKEKLPVVGIGKHLCGVATDLALRCLVETYAASCEERNEEPLAKRVKNDKTEKEINTLAKEGNEKNIPEKWTPVAGIVIALCCHHRCDWRHYVGKEYFRALGLGAVEFHYFQRMSSWATCGMQKTSLEASNISTKRKDKQNDGSEEHDDGGYRITDDSTESLPGFLNVEEKKKIGHLCKLLIDQGRINYLQQKGFNPALQYYTDPLVSLENVLLTALPNHSSSPETTA, from the exons gaagaAAATGCTCGGAAAAGAATACTGTGTCCTTTAGATCCAAAACA cACAGTATATGAAGATCAACTagcaaaacatttgaaaaaatgtaaCTCAAGAGAGAAGCCAAAACCT gaCTTCTTTATTCAAGATATTAATGCAGGCTTAAAAGATGAAACAGAAATACCTGAAAAATTA GTtccaatttcttttctctctgaagaGCAGATGGAAAACTTAATTAAGAAACTGAGAAAAGCAAGTGAGG GTTTGAACTCTACACTTAAAGATCAAATTATGTCCCATCCAGCATTGCATGATGCCCTTAATGACCCTAAAAACGGTGATTCTGCAACCAAACATCTGAAACAGCAG GCTTCTATTTTAGGTAACATTGAAAAATTAAAGTTACTTGGTCCAAGAAGATGCTTTGTTGAGTTTGgagcaggaaagggaaaattATCTCATTGGGTTGATATTGCCTTAAAAGATGCTGAAAAAGTTCACTTCATCCTAGTAGAAAAGGTGACCACAAGATTCAAG GTAGATggcaaacacagaaagaaaaattcagtgtTTGAGAGACTTCAAATTGATATTCAGCACCTGTGTTTGA acaAGATTCCTTTGCTAAGCAAAGAAAAACTACCTGTGGTAGGAATTGGAAAACATCTGTGTGGTGTGGCAACAG ATCTTGCATTACGATGTTTGGTTGAAACCTATGCTGCCAGTTGTGAGGAAAGGAATGAAGAACCTTTAGCCAAACGCGTAAAGaatgataaaacagaaaaagaaattaacactttggccaaggaaggaaatgaaaaaaatatcccAGAGAAGTGGACCCCTGTGGCTGGCATTGTTATTGCACTCTGTTGTCACCACAGGTGTGATTGGAGACATTATGTGGGCAAAGAATATTTCAGGGCTCTAGGCCTTGGAGCAGTGGAATTCCACTATTTCCAGCGAATGAGTAGTTGGGCGACTTGTGGGATGCAAAAAACATCTTTGGAAGCTTCAAATATctccacaaaaagaaaagataaacagaatgaTGGCAGTGAAGAGCATGATGATGGAGGATACAGAATCACAGATGACAGCACTGAGAGTTTGCCTGG GTTTCTTAATgttgaagaaaagaagaaaatagggcATCTTTGTAAACTGCTGATTGACCAAGGCCGAATCAACTATTTACAGCAGAAAGGATTCAATCCCGCTTTACAGTACTATACAGACCCTCTGGTGTCTTTGGAAAATGTATTGTTAACTGCTTTACCAAATCATTCTTCATCACCAGAAACAACTgcttaa